In one window of Comamonas testosteroni DNA:
- the nth gene encoding endonuclease III, producing MKKNDIAPFFAALKAANPTPQTELEYTTVFELLTAVLLSAQATDVGVNKATRRLFPVANTPQAILDLGLEGLESYIKTIGLYRSKAKHLMETCRMLVQLHGGNVPRTREELKALPGVGRKTANVVLNVAFGQPTMAVDTHIFRVGNRTGLAPGKNPLEVEKQLLKRVPGEYAVDSHHWLILLGRYVCQARKPRCWECAVSQYCDFTPKTPAPVSGKKS from the coding sequence ATGAAGAAAAACGATATCGCGCCGTTTTTTGCTGCGCTCAAGGCCGCCAACCCCACGCCACAAACCGAACTGGAATACACCACGGTGTTCGAGCTGCTGACCGCTGTTCTGCTGTCTGCCCAGGCCACCGACGTGGGAGTGAACAAGGCCACGCGCAGGCTTTTTCCAGTCGCCAACACACCACAGGCCATTCTGGATCTCGGGCTTGAGGGGCTGGAGAGCTATATCAAGACCATAGGCCTGTACCGCAGCAAGGCCAAGCATCTGATGGAAACCTGCCGCATGCTGGTGCAGTTGCATGGCGGCAACGTCCCCAGAACCCGCGAAGAGCTGAAAGCCCTTCCCGGTGTGGGCCGCAAAACCGCCAATGTGGTACTCAACGTGGCTTTCGGTCAGCCCACCATGGCCGTGGACACGCACATCTTCCGCGTCGGCAACCGCACGGGGCTGGCACCCGGCAAGAATCCGCTGGAAGTCGAGAAGCAGCTGCTCAAGCGCGTACCCGGCGAATACGCAGTGGACTCCCATCACTGGCTAATCCTGCTGGGCCGCTATGTCTGCCAGGCGCGCAAGCCGCGCTGCTGGGAATGCGCGGTCTCGCAGTACTGCGATTTCACGCCCAAAACTCCGGCACCGGTATCAGGGAAAAAGAGCTAA
- a CDS encoding ShlB/FhaC/HecB family hemolysin secretion/activation protein produces the protein MQVIVVEGYVQSLSLEGNFGRSEDQIREIAQPLLNERPLTTKTFQHQTQLMARLPGVQITASANLPTTTDGAVPLVIKSKHKPIAVTVGGEARKPTPRIIASLTLNDPLWAGSQLQASAMLQNPDKERFGSIGFTQQLTPEGTQARVSYSDYRSFNPPATRIPGIDDLTQQRKLDFNISHPWILSNTTQLSTTAGLYAINYSRELADSQASLLREEKVRTLYAQMAWASFGKTTTRSASVLLAHGLDSLGAYKNLDLYYRQGLLQKFENPAKLDFTRITADYAQRHRFVNKMGAAFAVGGQYSADILPVPEKISFGSTRFGRGYQAGEFSGDSGMGASAELNYQFLINQTWIKSAEPYLLYEWARTHQQTSGVSGNTLRSASLGLRLSDSRHYALDLAMSKPLGDRSVNNPDRELRYSLVLSYNLDP, from the coding sequence GTGCAGGTCATCGTGGTCGAGGGCTATGTACAGAGCTTGAGTCTCGAGGGCAATTTTGGCCGCTCCGAAGACCAGATACGCGAGATTGCCCAGCCACTGCTCAACGAAAGGCCTTTGACCACCAAGACTTTTCAGCACCAGACCCAGCTCATGGCACGCCTTCCCGGAGTGCAGATCACGGCGTCTGCCAATCTGCCGACCACCACCGATGGTGCGGTGCCCCTGGTCATCAAATCCAAGCACAAACCCATTGCCGTCACCGTGGGGGGCGAAGCACGCAAGCCCACGCCGCGCATCATTGCGTCCCTCACCCTGAACGACCCCTTGTGGGCAGGCAGCCAGCTTCAGGCTTCGGCGATGTTGCAGAACCCCGACAAGGAGCGTTTCGGCAGCATCGGCTTCACGCAACAGCTGACGCCCGAAGGCACGCAAGCACGTGTCAGCTATTCCGACTACCGCAGCTTCAACCCGCCGGCAACGCGCATTCCAGGCATTGATGACCTGACACAGCAGCGCAAGCTGGACTTCAATATCAGCCACCCATGGATCTTGAGCAATACCACCCAGCTCAGCACCACGGCAGGCCTGTATGCCATCAACTACAGCCGTGAGCTGGCCGATAGCCAGGCCTCCCTGCTGCGTGAGGAAAAGGTTCGCACGCTCTATGCGCAAATGGCCTGGGCGTCCTTTGGCAAGACCACCACCCGCTCGGCTTCGGTCCTGCTGGCCCACGGCCTGGACAGCCTGGGGGCCTACAAAAACCTGGACCTCTACTATCGGCAGGGCTTGCTGCAAAAGTTTGAAAACCCGGCCAAGCTGGACTTCACGCGCATCACCGCCGACTATGCACAGCGCCATCGCTTCGTCAACAAGATGGGCGCCGCTTTTGCCGTGGGCGGGCAATACAGTGCCGACATTCTTCCCGTCCCGGAGAAAATCTCCTTTGGCTCCACCCGCTTCGGCCGTGGCTATCAGGCTGGCGAGTTTTCTGGCGATTCCGGCATGGGCGCCAGTGCCGAGCTCAACTACCAGTTCCTCATCAACCAGACCTGGATCAAGTCGGCCGAGCCCTATCTGCTCTACGAATGGGCACGCACGCATCAGCAAACCAGCGGCGTCAGCGGCAATACACTGCGCTCTGCCAGCCTGGGGCTACGCCTGTCCGACAGCCGTCACTACGCCCTGGACCTTGCCATGAGCAAACCCCTGGGCGATCGCTCTGTCAACAATCCCGATCGGGAACTGCGCTACAGCCTTGTGTTGAGCTACAACCTGGATCCCTGA
- a CDS encoding SiaB family protein kinase: MPSPMIAEKYGSFFNLARQHQVIFYYVGYFSQHIVAAMADAVKLQLEVAGVAAPTRRKLFSSFVEMAQNIIHYSADSLTPSSLNNGELRHGSVCIRREEDGSFLLLCANPIEPLMAEALRVKLNALRSMTLEEIKQAYRQTLREETPEGSKGAGMGFLTVARDAREPLEFDFDAESGDSPVFYLKAAI; encoded by the coding sequence ATGCCTTCCCCCATGATTGCCGAGAAGTACGGATCCTTCTTCAATTTGGCGCGTCAGCACCAAGTCATTTTCTACTACGTCGGGTATTTCTCGCAGCACATCGTTGCGGCCATGGCCGATGCAGTGAAGTTGCAGCTTGAAGTTGCCGGGGTTGCCGCTCCAACCCGACGCAAGCTGTTTTCCTCGTTCGTGGAGATGGCGCAGAACATCATTCACTACTCAGCTGATTCGCTGACTCCCTCCAGTCTGAACAACGGGGAGCTACGTCATGGCTCGGTCTGCATTCGTCGAGAGGAGGACGGCAGCTTTTTGCTGCTTTGCGCCAATCCTATCGAGCCACTGATGGCCGAAGCGCTGCGGGTGAAACTGAATGCACTGCGGAGCATGACGCTTGAAGAGATCAAGCAAGCATATCGACAGACACTTCGCGAGGAGACGCCTGAGGGAAGCAAGGGTGCGGGCATGGGGTTCTTGACCGTTGCCCGGGATGCCAGGGAGCCGTTGGAGTTCGACTTCGACGCGGAGTCTGGCGACTCGCCTGTCTTCTACCTGAAGGCAGCCATATAG
- a CDS encoding DUF1987 domain-containing protein, which yields MENLYIAPTPSSPEVDFIFDTHTLSMRGESYPENAAAFYSDIISRLKDYLSAQIETKIEVNIALAYFNSSSTKMLFNLIEALSNCAEAGNHVVLNWYHDEEDDTILEFGQELSEDFPALEFVAHPVGAT from the coding sequence ATGGAAAACCTCTACATTGCCCCAACCCCCAGCTCTCCCGAGGTGGATTTCATTTTTGATACGCATACCTTGAGCATGCGCGGCGAGTCCTATCCGGAAAATGCTGCAGCTTTCTACAGCGACATCATTTCTCGGCTCAAGGACTACCTGTCCGCACAGATAGAGACAAAGATCGAAGTGAATATTGCGCTGGCGTATTTCAACAGCTCCAGCACCAAAATGCTCTTCAATTTGATAGAGGCTTTGAGCAACTGCGCAGAGGCCGGTAATCACGTGGTGCTCAACTGGTATCACGATGAAGAAGACGACACGATTCTTGAGTTCGGGCAGGAGCTGAGCGAGGATTTTCCCGCTCTCGAGTTTGTCGCCCATCCAGTTGGAGCAACCTGA
- a CDS encoding PLP-dependent aminotransferase family protein codes for MQFAKRLDNVETSAIRELFKLLGKPGIISFAGGFPDSAMFDVTGISAASAAALQQEAGAALQYGATEGYQPLREQLSSFMAGKGVPDVAPDQLIVTTGSQQALDLLGKTMVGEGDKVIVEGPTFLATIQCFRLYGAEVISAPVDEHGVKTDELEKLIAEHKPKLVYLIPTFGNPSGAMLSLERRKKVLELAVKYQTLLVEDDPYGDLYFNEAPPASLLSLTREVPGSREWLAHCGSLSKVLSPGLRIGWLIAHPELLARAVMCKQFSDAHTSTFAQATAAQYLKSGAMPKTLAHVREVYAKRAETMGDALREQLGDTVEFVQPAGGLFMWVRLTGARGQLADAAVLAKKAIEEGVAFVPGAPFYAQNPDTATFRLSFATADEDKIRAGIARLAKALKS; via the coding sequence ATGCAATTTGCCAAACGACTCGATAACGTAGAAACCTCTGCGATCCGCGAACTCTTCAAGCTGCTGGGCAAGCCAGGCATCATCAGCTTTGCGGGCGGCTTTCCAGACAGCGCAATGTTTGACGTAACCGGCATCAGTGCTGCCTCTGCGGCGGCCCTGCAGCAGGAGGCTGGAGCTGCATTGCAGTATGGTGCTACAGAGGGCTACCAGCCGCTGCGCGAGCAACTGTCGTCCTTTATGGCCGGCAAGGGCGTGCCCGATGTGGCGCCTGATCAACTCATCGTCACCACCGGCAGCCAGCAGGCACTGGACCTGCTGGGCAAGACCATGGTGGGCGAGGGTGACAAGGTCATTGTCGAAGGCCCGACTTTCCTGGCCACGATTCAGTGTTTCCGTCTCTATGGCGCAGAGGTGATTTCCGCCCCTGTGGATGAGCATGGTGTGAAGACCGACGAACTGGAAAAGCTGATTGCCGAGCACAAGCCCAAGCTGGTATATCTGATCCCGACCTTTGGCAACCCCAGTGGTGCCATGCTGAGTCTGGAGCGCCGCAAAAAGGTGCTGGAGCTGGCTGTCAAGTACCAGACTCTGTTGGTGGAAGACGACCCCTACGGCGATCTGTACTTCAATGAAGCGCCTCCTGCCAGCCTGCTGTCGCTGACACGCGAAGTTCCCGGCAGCCGCGAGTGGCTGGCTCACTGCGGCTCCTTGTCCAAGGTGCTCAGCCCCGGTCTGCGTATCGGCTGGCTGATTGCTCATCCCGAATTGCTTGCTCGCGCCGTGATGTGCAAGCAGTTCAGCGATGCCCATACCAGCACCTTTGCCCAGGCCACTGCAGCCCAGTATCTGAAGTCCGGCGCTATGCCCAAGACCCTGGCCCATGTGCGCGAGGTCTATGCCAAGCGCGCCGAGACCATGGGCGATGCGCTGCGCGAGCAACTGGGCGATACCGTCGAGTTTGTACAGCCTGCCGGCGGCCTGTTCATGTGGGTGCGCCTGACAGGCGCGCGTGGTCAATTGGCGGATGCGGCGGTGCTGGCCAAGAAGGCCATTGAAGAGGGCGTGGCCTTTGTGCCGGGCGCTCCGTTCTATGCACAGAACCCGGATACGGCGACCTTCCGCCTCTCGTTTGCCACGGCTGACGAGGACAAGATTCGCGCAGGCATTGCTCGTCTTGCCAAGGCGCTGAAGTCATGA
- a CDS encoding SpoIIE family protein phosphatase: MPEIPEYLSDFRPRFRPPSAADLCTEAPCMTTDDTNEKVMEVFNRYRDLVSLPVVEGKQPIGLINRNIFLSQMSKQFRMELYGRKSCIAFMDKEPLIVDAALDIEALTFKTVEYGEKALSDGFIVTRDGVFAGTGNGLQLMRVVADMQASRNRQIMHSIEYASVIQQSTLRSSLDALARACPEAHLVWEPRDIVGGDFYQFSTDTDGWFATVADCTGHGVPGAFMTLIASTSLNQAIEQNGSRDPASLLGHVNRSIKQMLGQVDGQDATPGSDDGMDAACFWFEPVNGRLTFAGARLSMFLLRPDADTVEMLEGQRKGVGYVDSEIDFAWLNQEVSLPRGTLVFVSTDGLIDQIGGPRGIALGKRRVRESLLEHRQKSPSEINMALLESLRVWQGEHHRRDDLTFFCFRT, translated from the coding sequence ATGCCTGAAATCCCCGAGTATTTGAGCGACTTCCGGCCACGCTTTCGCCCACCGAGTGCTGCCGATCTCTGCACCGAGGCTCCGTGCATGACGACTGATGACACGAATGAGAAAGTCATGGAGGTTTTCAACCGCTACCGTGACCTTGTCAGCCTGCCTGTCGTTGAGGGAAAACAGCCCATCGGACTCATCAATCGCAACATCTTCCTGTCGCAGATGAGCAAGCAGTTCCGCATGGAGCTTTATGGTCGCAAGAGCTGTATCGCGTTCATGGACAAAGAACCGCTGATCGTGGATGCAGCTTTGGACATCGAGGCGCTGACTTTCAAAACAGTGGAGTACGGCGAAAAAGCGCTGTCCGACGGCTTTATCGTTACCCGAGATGGTGTGTTTGCCGGAACAGGCAACGGGCTCCAGCTCATGCGGGTAGTGGCGGATATGCAGGCTTCGCGCAATCGCCAAATCATGCACAGCATCGAATATGCCAGCGTGATTCAGCAGTCGACACTTCGCAGCTCCCTGGATGCGCTCGCAAGAGCCTGTCCCGAAGCACATCTGGTGTGGGAGCCACGTGACATTGTCGGTGGCGATTTCTACCAGTTCAGCACCGACACCGATGGCTGGTTTGCGACCGTGGCTGATTGCACGGGGCATGGCGTGCCAGGTGCTTTCATGACCTTGATTGCGTCGACCAGCCTCAACCAGGCGATAGAGCAGAACGGGTCCCGCGATCCGGCCAGTCTGCTGGGTCATGTCAATCGCAGCATCAAGCAGATGCTGGGTCAAGTCGACGGTCAGGACGCAACACCGGGCTCGGACGACGGCATGGATGCGGCCTGCTTCTGGTTTGAGCCCGTGAACGGGCGCTTGACTTTCGCGGGCGCACGGCTGTCCATGTTCCTGCTGCGCCCTGATGCGGACACTGTTGAGATGCTGGAGGGACAGCGCAAGGGAGTCGGCTATGTCGACAGCGAGATCGATTTTGCCTGGCTCAACCAGGAGGTAAGTCTTCCCCGCGGCACGCTTGTCTTTGTGAGCACCGATGGACTGATTGACCAGATCGGCGGGCCACGCGGTATCGCTCTTGGCAAGCGCCGGGTGCGGGAATCACTGCTTGAGCATCGACAGAAGTCTCCTTCAGAGATCAATATGGCCTTGCTCGAATCTCTGCGCGTCTGGCAAGGTGAACACCACCGCCGCGACGATCTGACTTTTTTCTGTTTTCGTACCTAG
- a CDS encoding SlyX family protein: MSDSHEALQERIMELEIKASYTEDLLEQLNMTIYRQQQQIDLLINEVRELKRQAPEGGGAVVRNLRDELPPHY, from the coding sequence ATGAGCGACAGTCACGAAGCGCTGCAAGAGCGAATCATGGAGCTGGAGATCAAGGCCAGCTACACCGAGGATTTGCTCGAGCAACTCAATATGACGATCTACCGCCAACAGCAGCAGATCGATCTGTTGATCAACGAGGTAAGGGAACTCAAGCGCCAAGCGCCAGAAGGCGGGGGCGCGGTGGTGCGCAATCTGCGCGACGAATTGCCGCCGCATTACTGA
- a CDS encoding helix-turn-helix domain-containing protein, with the protein MLGASIWLTHSALLDKLLESGLPLVQVAENCGYESERVFARAFKRWCGLPPRAD; encoded by the coding sequence ATGCTTGGTGCGAGCATTTGGCTAACCCATTCAGCCTTACTGGACAAGCTGCTGGAATCGGGCCTGCCCCTGGTACAGGTCGCCGAGAATTGCGGCTACGAATCGGAGCGCGTCTTTGCCCGCGCCTTCAAGCGCTGGTGCGGCCTGCCACCACGCGCCGACTAG
- a CDS encoding ISL3 family transposase — protein sequence MLDSKLLQALGGWEGYVVERVQWPQGDSRTVSIYLKPQASVMHCERCGAQCSQVHETTTRRVRDLALFEYRVVLHVPRRRLWCDSCGGPHLEKLSWLGRYQRVTDRLAQACSQLLRSSSIKAVAAFFDLGWHTVKSIDKALLLANTAQPQWDQIEYLAMDEFALHKGHRYATVVVDPISRQVLWVGQGRSRETARQFFEQLPAGVAQRIRAVAIDMTTAYELEIKAHCPNAEIVYDLFHVVAKYGREVIDRVRVDQANLLRQQPSARKVLKSSRWLLLRNRNKLQPQQAVQLKELLAANQPLMTVYVLRDELKQLWFYRRATWAHRAWRHWCDQAHQSGIAALSTFAQRLQSYLHGIIARCRHPLNTSVVEGINNTIKVIKRRAYGYRDQDYFFLKIRAAFPGNAR from the coding sequence ATGCTGGACTCGAAGTTATTGCAGGCTCTTGGCGGCTGGGAGGGCTACGTGGTTGAACGTGTGCAGTGGCCCCAGGGCGATAGCCGCACCGTGTCGATTTATCTGAAGCCGCAGGCCAGCGTCATGCATTGCGAGCGCTGCGGTGCGCAGTGCAGCCAAGTCCATGAGACCACGACACGGCGCGTGCGCGATCTGGCATTGTTCGAGTACAGAGTGGTGCTACATGTGCCGCGTCGGCGTCTGTGGTGCGATAGCTGTGGTGGCCCGCACCTGGAGAAACTCAGCTGGCTCGGTCGCTACCAGCGCGTCACAGACCGTCTGGCGCAGGCGTGCAGCCAGTTGCTTCGCAGCAGCAGCATCAAGGCGGTAGCGGCCTTCTTCGATCTGGGCTGGCACACCGTCAAGTCCATCGACAAAGCCTTGCTGCTGGCCAACACTGCGCAGCCGCAATGGGATCAGATCGAGTACCTGGCGATGGACGAGTTTGCGCTGCACAAGGGCCATCGCTACGCCACAGTCGTCGTCGACCCCATCAGCCGGCAGGTGCTGTGGGTGGGGCAAGGGCGCTCACGCGAGACGGCCCGCCAGTTCTTCGAGCAGTTGCCCGCTGGCGTTGCCCAGCGCATTCGCGCAGTTGCTATCGACATGACTACGGCTTACGAGCTGGAGATTAAGGCCCACTGCCCTAACGCCGAGATCGTCTATGACCTGTTCCATGTCGTGGCCAAGTACGGCCGGGAGGTCATCGACCGAGTGCGTGTCGATCAGGCCAACTTGCTGCGCCAACAGCCCTCAGCACGTAAGGTGCTCAAATCCAGCCGCTGGTTGCTGCTGCGCAATCGCAACAAGCTGCAGCCTCAACAAGCAGTGCAACTCAAGGAACTGCTGGCGGCCAATCAACCATTGATGACGGTATACGTCTTGCGCGACGAGCTCAAACAGTTGTGGTTCTACCGTCGTGCGACTTGGGCGCATCGCGCCTGGCGGCACTGGTGTGATCAAGCCCATCAAAGCGGCATTGCCGCACTGAGCACCTTCGCTCAGCGCTTGCAAAGCTACCTGCACGGGATCATCGCCCGATGCAGGCATCCGTTGAACACAAGTGTTGTGGAGGGCATCAACAACACCATCAAGGTCATCAAGCGCCGGGCCTATGGCTACCGCGATCAGGACTACTTCTTTCTGAAGATTCGGGCAGCATTCCCCGGTAATGCGCGATGA
- a CDS encoding collagen-like triple helix repeat-containing protein, protein MRTTTFTGKALSVAIDGKTPLSLRSLCAVALVASLAACGSSGSLRSDLGPDGTGGGDVVAGGGTGGTGGTGGTGGTGGGTGGGTGGGTGGGNTGGGDGGTGNPPVASTPLTPVRDTVADVTGTLSGTSGVISDVNNIVTSTLGTATSGTPLSGVAQPAGGILGNVNNAVNSVGSGVSAGLGQIGKTADPIGTTLQGVAPAVGYLGAAVTSAGKTVSALDTPQLGVVGDVAGLAGGTVQILGTTVSGVEGTVAKLTNNPLASGLTTQVSQVATPVLSTVLGNTQNLVQTTGLGQPVNSLLGTVGGVVNHVGASVTSTGVPVVAPLGGVVSGVGQTVAGLGGVATGPGTPSGGLLGGVLGNVTGGAGGSAGGAGNIVGGVLGGVTGLVGGVTGGASGGGNAGGPVAGAGNLVGGVLGGVTGLVGGVTGSAGAPAGGTGSAGTAVTGLVGNTVGAVTGLVGGVLGGVTNVAAGAGAAGGASTSGGLLGGLLGGNLALGLGGGAVATSK, encoded by the coding sequence ATGCGTACTACTACTTTTACCGGCAAGGCCCTGTCTGTTGCCATTGACGGCAAGACCCCGTTGAGCCTGCGCAGCCTATGTGCCGTAGCCTTGGTTGCCAGTCTGGCTGCCTGTGGCTCGAGCGGTTCTCTGCGCAGCGACCTCGGACCCGACGGCACCGGCGGCGGAGATGTTGTTGCCGGCGGTGGCACTGGTGGCACTGGTGGCACTGGTGGCACTGGTGGCACTGGTGGCGGAACTGGCGGTGGCACAGGCGGCGGTACCGGTGGTGGCAACACCGGCGGCGGTGATGGCGGCACGGGCAATCCGCCTGTGGCAAGCACTCCGCTCACTCCGGTGCGCGACACCGTGGCGGATGTCACTGGAACGCTTTCCGGAACAAGCGGCGTCATCAGCGACGTCAACAACATCGTGACCTCCACCCTGGGCACGGCTACCAGCGGCACGCCTCTGAGCGGTGTGGCCCAGCCGGCCGGCGGCATTCTTGGCAATGTGAACAATGCCGTCAACAGCGTGGGTAGCGGCGTCAGTGCAGGTCTGGGCCAGATCGGTAAGACGGCCGACCCCATCGGCACCACCTTGCAAGGCGTGGCACCCGCCGTCGGCTATCTGGGCGCTGCAGTCACTTCGGCAGGCAAGACGGTCAGTGCGCTGGACACACCTCAGCTTGGCGTGGTCGGTGATGTGGCAGGCTTGGCAGGCGGCACGGTGCAAATCCTTGGCACCACCGTTTCCGGCGTCGAAGGCACTGTGGCAAAGCTGACCAACAACCCGCTGGCCTCGGGTCTGACGACTCAGGTCAGCCAGGTCGCCACGCCGGTGTTGAGCACCGTCCTGGGCAACACCCAGAATCTGGTTCAGACCACGGGCCTGGGCCAGCCGGTTAACAGCTTGCTGGGCACCGTGGGCGGCGTAGTCAATCATGTGGGGGCTTCCGTCACCAGCACCGGAGTTCCGGTTGTGGCTCCGCTGGGCGGCGTGGTCTCGGGTGTCGGCCAGACCGTGGCCGGCCTGGGTGGTGTGGCGACTGGTCCCGGCACACCTAGCGGCGGCCTGCTAGGTGGCGTACTTGGCAATGTCACGGGCGGTGCAGGCGGCTCCGCTGGTGGAGCAGGCAATATTGTCGGCGGCGTGCTGGGTGGCGTCACGGGCCTGGTCGGTGGCGTGACCGGTGGAGCAAGCGGTGGCGGCAATGCCGGTGGCCCTGTCGCAGGAGCAGGCAATCTGGTCGGAGGCGTGCTGGGCGGCGTCACAGGGCTTGTCGGTGGTGTCACGGGATCGGCAGGCGCTCCAGCAGGAGGCACCGGCAGTGCAGGCACTGCGGTGACGGGCCTGGTCGGCAACACCGTTGGCGCAGTCACAGGCCTCGTGGGCGGTGTACTTGGCGGCGTGACCAATGTCGCTGCGGGCGCAGGAGCAGCAGGTGGTGCAAGCACCTCGGGCGGCCTGCTGGGTGGACTGCTGGGCGGCAATCTGGCGCTCGGCCTGGGCGGTGGAGCGGTAGCCACCAGCAAATAA
- a CDS encoding POTRA domain-containing protein: protein MQSKAKPQGRIGSRIQALALAAWAPLAWSQQAGNPLNSLPQTPESARNLQQQPKQVPVQIDKPQPSVQDLINLRVAVRGVNVQGSTAIPFEEVSALFTPFINGTHTVGELNAATQKVSELYQRHGYALSLVHRALPGNAARIFRKK, encoded by the coding sequence TTGCAGTCAAAAGCAAAACCACAAGGCCGCATCGGCTCCAGGATTCAGGCCTTGGCACTTGCGGCCTGGGCTCCGCTGGCCTGGTCACAGCAGGCAGGCAACCCGCTCAACAGCCTGCCCCAGACTCCCGAATCTGCAAGGAATCTGCAGCAGCAGCCCAAGCAGGTACCGGTGCAGATAGACAAGCCTCAACCAAGTGTTCAGGATCTCATCAACCTCCGGGTCGCAGTACGTGGCGTCAACGTGCAGGGGAGCACGGCGATTCCTTTCGAAGAGGTCAGCGCGCTTTTCACGCCATTTATCAACGGCACGCATACGGTGGGCGAGCTCAACGCTGCGACCCAGAAGGTCAGCGAGCTGTATCAACGCCATGGCTACGCCCTTTCTTTGGTTCATCGCGCATTACCGGGGAATGCTGCCCGAATCTTCAGAAAGAAGTAG
- the cobT gene encoding nicotinate-nucleotide--dimethylbenzimidazole phosphoribosyltransferase codes for MSSASFSEILPSTIWSCPQVQDIHDAALQARVQHRLDFKTKPQGSLGVLEQLAFRIAGIVGCETPNLYAPQMVVFAADHGLAAQSVSAYPVDVTWQMVENFLAGGAAVSVLSLQNGIDLNVVDCGVARDFEVREQDPAHKLPKVHEPRLWRRKVAYGTADCSQGPAMSEAQCAMALRNGSELVKKLPGNALLLGEMGIGNTSSASLLLARLCGEPVEEVTGVGTGLSSEGLARKIAVLRRVLDFHASVQEPLAVLAAMGGLEIATMTGAVLQAAAERRLIVVDGFITTAAVLVASRLQPHVLQRCVYAHRSGEPGHARLLTHLQAQPMLDWQLRLGEGSGAALVWPLLRSACTMLNEMASFESAGVSTKS; via the coding sequence ATGAGTTCCGCTTCTTTTTCCGAAATCCTACCGTCCACCATCTGGTCCTGCCCGCAGGTGCAGGACATCCATGACGCGGCGCTGCAAGCCCGTGTGCAGCATCGCCTGGATTTCAAGACCAAGCCGCAGGGATCGCTGGGCGTGCTGGAGCAACTGGCCTTTCGCATTGCAGGCATCGTGGGTTGCGAGACTCCCAATCTGTATGCCCCGCAGATGGTGGTGTTTGCTGCGGACCACGGACTGGCCGCTCAGAGTGTGTCGGCCTATCCGGTCGACGTGACCTGGCAGATGGTGGAGAACTTCCTCGCTGGCGGCGCCGCCGTGAGCGTGCTGTCTCTGCAGAACGGGATTGATCTGAATGTGGTTGACTGCGGCGTGGCCCGCGACTTTGAGGTGCGCGAGCAGGATCCTGCGCACAAGCTTCCCAAGGTCCATGAGCCACGCCTGTGGCGGCGCAAGGTGGCTTATGGTACGGCGGACTGCAGCCAGGGCCCGGCCATGAGCGAAGCCCAATGCGCGATGGCGCTGCGCAATGGCTCAGAACTGGTCAAGAAACTGCCGGGCAATGCACTGTTGCTCGGCGAGATGGGCATAGGCAATACATCCAGCGCTTCATTGCTGCTGGCGCGTCTGTGCGGCGAGCCGGTCGAGGAAGTGACCGGAGTGGGCACGGGCCTGAGCAGCGAAGGCCTGGCACGCAAGATCGCCGTGCTCAGGCGGGTGCTGGATTTTCATGCCAGCGTGCAAGAGCCACTGGCCGTGCTGGCTGCCATGGGCGGTCTGGAGATCGCCACCATGACGGGAGCTGTGCTGCAGGCTGCGGCCGAACGCCGCCTGATCGTTGTGGACGGCTTTATCACCACGGCCGCCGTGCTGGTGGCCAGCCGCCTGCAGCCCCATGTGCTGCAGCGCTGCGTGTATGCGCACCGATCGGGTGAGCCGGGTCATGCTCGCCTGCTGACCCACCTCCAGGCCCAGCCCATGCTGGACTGGCAGTTGCGCCTGGGCGAGGGTTCTGGCGCGGCACTGGTCTGGCCGCTGCTGCGCTCGGCCTGCACCATGCTCAACGAGATGGCCAGCTTTGAATCGGCCGGCGTCAGCACCAAGAGCTGA